The Centroberyx gerrardi isolate f3 chromosome 19, fCenGer3.hap1.cur.20231027, whole genome shotgun sequence genome has a segment encoding these proteins:
- the ppt1 gene encoding palmitoyl-protein thioesterase 1: protein MDGSKMSAAVLYFLLASPLLLAAGSPFRESSNGTVPLVLWHGMGDSCCNPLSMGAIKKMIEEEIPGIYVLSLMIGKNIIEDTENGFFMDVNEQVSMVCSQLAQDPKLKGGYNAMGFSQGAQFLRAVAQRCPSPPMKTLISVGGQHQGVYGLPKCPGESSHICDMIRKALNNGAYTDMVQKHLVQAQYWHDPFNDDLYKKHSLFLADINQERVVNETYKKNLQLLDKFVMVKFLQDTVVDPVVTEWFGFLKTGQAKETETLQDSVMYKEDRLGLAAMDKAGKLVFLASEGDHLQFSREWFNSQLLPYLR, encoded by the exons ATGGACG GATCCAAGATGTCAGCAGCAGTCCTGTATTTCCTCCTGGCTAGTCCGCTGCTTTTGGCTGCTGGCAGCCCTTTTCGTGAGTCCAGCAATGGCACCGTACCACTGGTACTGTGGCATGGGATGG GTGACAGCTGTTGCAACCCCCTCAGCATGGGGGCAATAAAGAAGATGATCGAGGAGGAGATTCCTGGGATCTACGTGCTTTCACTGATGATCGGCAAGAATATCATCGAG GACACTGAGAATGGGTTTTTCATGGATGTGAATGAGCAGGTGTCCATGGTGTGCAGCCAGCTGGCTCAGGACCCCAAGCTGAAGGGAGGCTACAATGCCATGGGCTTCTCCCAGGGGGCGCAGTTTCT GCGGGCCGTGGCTCAGCGCTGTCCCTCTCCACCAATGAAAACCCTGATCTCAGTTGGCGGCCAGCACCAAG GAGTGTACGGACTCCCCAAGTGTCCAGGAGAGAGCTCCCATATCTGTGACATGATTCGCAAAGCTCTGAACAATGGAGCGTACACTGACATGGTCCAGAAAca CCTGGTGCAGGCCCAGTACTGGCACGACCCCTTCAATGACGACCTGTACAAGAAGCACAGTCTCTTCCTGGCCGACATCAATCAGGAGCGG GTTGTAAATGAGACTTATAAGAAGAATCTTCAGTTGCTGGACAAGTTCGTCATGGTCAAGTTCTTGCAGGACACCGTTGTGGATCCAGTTGTTACAGAG TGGTTCGGCTTCCTGAAAACCGGCCAGGCCAAAGAGACTGAAACCCTACAGGACAGCGTTATGTACAAGGAG GATCGTCTGGGACTGGCAGCGATGGACAAGGCAGGGAAGCTGGTGTTCCTGGCCTCCGAGGGAGACCACCTGCAGTTCTCCAGGGAGTGGTTCAACTCTCAGCTGCTGCCTTACCTGCGCTAG
- the rragcb gene encoding ras-related GTP binding Cb: MSIQYEEPALAGSYGVVDSFPKDFGYGVEEADMEETPTSADTKPRILLMGLRRSGKSSIQKVVFHKMSPNETLFLESTNKIYKDDISSSSFVNFQIWDFPGQVDFFDPAFDNEMIFNGTGALIFVIDAQDDYVEALGRLHLTVSRAYRVNPEINFEVFIHKVDGLSDDHKIETQRDIHQRANDDLADASLEKLHLSFYLTSIYDHSIFEAFSKVVQKLIPQLPTLENLLNIFISHSGIEKAFLFDVVSKIYIATDSSPVDMQSYELCCDMIDVVIDVSCIYGLMEDGSGCAYDKESLAIIKLNNTTVLYLKEVTKFLALVCILREESFERKGLIDYNFHCFRKAIHEVFEVGSSTPQAGRKPAGSSSNSLAGLKYAALNGSAV, translated from the exons ATGTCTATTCAGTACGAGGAACCCGCACTGGCGGGAAGTTACGGTGTTGTGGACTCGTTTCCCAAAGATTTTGGCTATGGGGTGGAGGAAGCAGACATGGAGGAGACTCCGACATCAGCTGACACCAAACCGAGAATACTGTTGATGGGACTCAGGCGGAGTGGGAAATCATCGATTCAGAAG GTTGTATTCCACAAGATGTCGCCCAACGAGACGCTGTTCCTGGAGAGCACCAACAAAATCTACAAGGATGACATCTCCAGCAGCTCTTTTGTCAActtccagatctgggatttccccGGACAGGTGGACTTCTTTGACCCCGCCTTCGACAACGAGATGATCTTCAATGGAACGGGCGCCTTGATCTTTGTCATCGATGCTCAG GACGATTACGTCGAGGCTCTTGGGAGGTTACATCTCACTGTATCCAGGGCCTACAGAGTCAACCCAGAAATCAACTTTGAGGTGTTCATCCATAAAGTAGATGGCCTGTCAGACGACCATAaaatagagacacagagagacatccACCAGAGGGCCAACGATGACCTGGCAGACGCCAGTTTAGAGAAGCTCCACCTCAG CTTCTACTTGACCAGCATCTACGACCACTCCATATTTGAGGCTTTCAGTAAAGTCGTCCAGAAGCTCATTCCTCAGCTGCCGACTTTGGAGAAccttttgaacattttcatttct CATTCTGGGATTGAGAAGGCTTTCCTGTTCGATGTTGTCAGCAAGATTTACATCGCCACAGACAGCTCTCCTGTGGACATGCAGTCCTACGAGCTCTGCTGTGATATGATCGATGTCGTCATTGATGTCTCCTGCATTTATGG GTTAATGGAAGATGGCAGCGGCTGTGCCTATGACAAGGAGTCTTTGGCTATCATCAAGCTCAACAACACCACAGTCCTCTACTTGAAAGAGGTCACCAAGTTCCTCGCTCTCGTCTGTATCCTCAGAGAGGAGAGCTTCGAGAGGAAAG GTTTGATCGATTACAATTTCCATTGTTTCCGCAAAGCCATCCATGAGGTGTTTGAAGTCGGCTCCTCAACGCCGCAGGCGGGCCGGAAGCCAGCTGGCTCGTCCAGCAACAGTCTGGCCGGCTTGAAGTATGCTGCGCTGAATGGAAGCGCTGTTTAG
- the cap1 gene encoding adenylyl cyclase-associated protein 1, translating to MADLASLVQRLEVAVGRLEAVSGPGGSAGGSAGGAVSAYVEAYDDIINGPLAQYIALSQQIGGDVQKHADMMKQAFSCQRQLLVTASSSQKPSDAVLTVLLQPVSKVIQQVQTFREQNRSSPLFNHLSTVSETVPALGWVAMAPKPGPFVKEMQDVAMFYSNRVLKDYKEKDKKHVDWVKAYQSIWTEMQNYIKQHHTTGLTWSKSGPVASASAAPPSGPAGGCPPPPPPGPPPPPMDFSGSSGGGGDSGATSRNALFASINQGADITRGLKHVSDDQKTHKNPTLRTQSGAPVRTGPKPFSSSPRPAAAAAASPTRTLPPVLELDGKKWKVENQEGAQGLVISDTELKQVVYAFKCNKSTLQVKGKINSITLDNCKKMGLVFDHVVGIVEVINCRDVKIQVMGKIPTISINKTDGCHVYLSPDSLECEIISAKSSEMNILVPNKDGEFTEIAVPEQFKTVWDGKKLVTTATEIAG from the exons ATGGCAGATTTGGCGAGTCTGGTGCAGCGGCTGGAGGTAGCGGTGGGTCGTCTGGAGGCCGTGTCAGGCCCTGGTGGCAGCGCCGGAGGCTCCGCTGGAGGAG CTGTATCGGCGTATGTCGAGGCCTACGATGACATCATCAACGGTCCCTTGGCCCAGTACATCGCCCTCAGCCAGCAGATAGGGGGTGATGTCCAGAAACAT gcgGACATGATGAAGCAGGCGTTCTCCTGTCAGAGACAGCTCCTTGTCACAGCCTCCAGCTCCCAGAAGCCCTCTGAT gCAGTTCTGACGGTTCTCCTGCAGCCGGTGTCCAAAGTGATCCAGCAGGTGCAGACGTTCCGCGAGCAGAACCGCTCCTCGCCGCTGTTCAACCACCTCTCCACCGTCAGCGAGACTGTGCCTGCTCTCGGATGGGTCGCCATG GCTCCTAAGCCCGGCCCCTTTGTTAAGGAGATGCAGGACGTTGCCATGTTCTACAGCAACCGTGTGCTCAAGGACTACAAGGAGAA GGACAAGAAGCATGTGGACTGGGTGAAGGCCTATCAGTCCATCTGGACTGAGATGCAGAACTACATCAAACAGCACCACACCACCGGACTGACCTGGAGCAAGAGT GGTCCCGTAGCCTCAGCCTCCGCAGCTCCCCCCAGTGGTCCTGCTGGCGGctgccctccccctcctccccccggaccccctccccctcccatggACTTCAGCGGATCCTCGGGCGGCGGAGGCGACTCCGGCGCCACCAGTCGGAACGCTCTGTTCGCCTCCATCAACCAGGGAGCCGACATCACCAGGG GCCTGAAGCATGTGTCTGACGACCAGAAGACCCATAAGAACCCCACCCTGAGGACTCAGAGTGGCGCTCCGGTGCGTACCGGACCAAaacccttctcctcctccccccgacccgctgccgccgccgccgcctcccccACCCGCACACTGCCCCCCGTTCTGGAGCTGGACGGCAAGAAGTGGAAAGTG GAGAACCAGGAGGGAGCGCAGGGCCTGGTGATCAGCGACACGGAGCTGAAGCAAGTGGTTTACGCTTTCAAGTGTAACAAGAGCACACTGCAGGTCAAGGGCAAGATCAACTCCATCACTTTAG ACAACTGTAAGAAAATGGGCCTGGTGTTCGATCACGTTGTTGGCATCGTAGAGGTGATCAACTGCAGAGATGTCAAGATCCAG GTCATGGGCAAGATCCCCACTATCTCCATCAACAAGACGGACGGTTGCCACGTCTACCTGAGCCCCGACTCGCTGGAGTGTGAGATCATCAGCGCCAAGAGCTCGGAGATGAACATCCTGGTACCCAACAAAGACGGAGAGTTT acGGAGATCGCTGTTCCCGAGCAGTTCAAGACTGTCTGGGACGGCAAGAAGCTCGTTACCACAGCAACCGAGATCGCTGGATAG